The proteins below come from a single Aegilops tauschii subsp. strangulata cultivar AL8/78 chromosome 6, Aet v6.0, whole genome shotgun sequence genomic window:
- the LOC109769541 gene encoding mitochondrial import inner membrane translocase subunit TIM17-2-like — MDTTRPTTEQPPPPSIVEQVRDHAIAGAIFGSACNFVEGAWKSPSGSRLSGGVLAVPKNARSIGSCAAWFGVVQSVRCAVTHVSPDYPYESTVAWGVTDALFSMHRGPRAVARSGLMGAAIGVAFDMAEHSLKRFLASRPPREDDRRIPSESAACPAGIPDATRRRV, encoded by the coding sequence ATGGACACGACAAGACCGACGACcgagcagccgccgccgcctagCATCGTCGAGCAGGTCCGCGACCACGCCATCGCCGGCGCCATCTTCGGCTCCGCCTGCAACTTCGTCGAGGGCGCCTGGAAGTCGCCGAGCGGGAGCCGCCTCTCCGGCGGAGTCCTCGCGGTCCCCAAGAACGCGCGCAGCATCGGCAGTTGTGCAGCATGGTTTGGCGTCGTCCAATCGGTTAGGTGCGCCGTGACCCATGTGTCACCGGATTACCCCTATGAATCCACCGTCGCATGGGGCGTCACCGACGCCCTCTTCTCCATGCATCGCGGGCCGCGCGCGGTCGCCCGCTCCGGGCTCATGGGTGCCGCCATAGGAGTGGCCTTCGACATGGCCGAACATAGCTTAAAACGCTTCCTTGCCTCACGGCCACCACGGGAAGACGATCGCCGCATCCCTTCTGAGTCCGCTGCTTGCCCGGCCGGGATTCCCGACGCCACACGTCGTCGTGTTTGA